The Mustela erminea isolate mMusErm1 chromosome 10, mMusErm1.Pri, whole genome shotgun sequence genomic sequence agagaatctcaagcagactgtgctgagtaaGAAGCCCGACCTGgagctagatcctaggaccctaagatcatgacctgagctgaagtcaagaatctgcttcttaaccgactgaaccacgcaggcaccctTTATTTTTGAGCTCCATGTCccctgtggggctcgaacttccaaccctgagatcgagtcacaggctatactgactgaaccagccagggacTCCAATACCCATAAGTTTTATATTATAAAGTTATATGGATTATATTAGATTGTGGCTGTGGAAATTATTCTGTAGAATTTAAATTCCATATAAACGTTGGTTAGTTCTGTTATTAATCTGGTTGGAGAAAAGCCTAGTGCGGAACTGGTTACAAACTAAAGCAGAGTAGGGCTGCGAGCTTCCTGTGTGACAGGGCATCAGGGAAATCTTTACGGGTTGAAAGATGAGTTCTGAAGTagggtaaagaaagagaaaggaaccttAGTGGGAAGGTGTGGGCAAAGGTGCAAGAATGTAGAACAATCTGGGAAATGGCAGAGGATCTGGGGGAGTAGGGGAGCCAGGAGGGGCTTCCAGCAATggctgctgagcagggtgccctgCCCTGGCTCTCCAGGAGCAGTACACCACCTTGGCTTGGGCTAGCGCTATTCCCctaaagacatgaaggaaatacCTGTCGTTTACAATTTCCTAGTTGccacattattaaataaataaataaggaacaagagaaggaaatGCATACTCTTACAGTCCTGTGTCATCGGTCACACGTGTCAGGGTCCCTCAGGAGCACATTCCCAGGAGCTGATGCATCCAAGCGCCCGGTCACATGGACCAGACCAGATTTCGCAGAGTTGCtctccaaagtggttgtgccAACTTGCCTCCCTCCCCTGGAGGCGCTGGAAGTCCTCGTTGGTCCGCGCCTTCTCCAACACTCTGTCATAGAAAGGTTGAATATTTTACCAGTCTGGTATGAGGGAAACTTGCATTTCTGTGGTTGCTACTGAGGGTAGATATCTTTTCAAAGGATCATCGACCATTTCTTGTTCACGTCTTTATTCTTCTATCtgggttctctttttttcttcagaaatctaATGTGAGGTTTGcctgttttattatcttttaaaaaaactggcttcagtctttccagttttttctaGTCTCCTTTGCTTTCCTATGTCATTAATTTCTGGtcttatgatttctgtcttctgccttctTTGTATTTAcactgttgttctttttctaattttgtgatGTTTAggacatttgtcttttttcttctctaatatgAGCACAAAGGGCTATACATTTCCTTTTTGGTGCTGCGCAGATAAAGCCCACAGGTTTTAATGTTACAATTCTAAGTATTTCCTAATTCCCTTTCGGATTCTTTGACTCAAGAATTACTCAGGAGTCTATTTTTAATGCTTCGTACTTATGAAGTTTGTTAGTTATATGTTtaagttcttgatttttttaaaaaggattttgttttttgacagagagagagagagagagatcacaagtaggcagagaggcaggcagagggagagggagaagcagactccctgctgagcagcgagcccgatgcggggctccatcccaggaccctgagaccatgacttgagccgaaggcagaggtttaacccactgagccacccaggtgcccctaagttcttgattttttttaacaaattgcaCTGTGGTTAGAGTACATGATTTATATGttacagattattttaaatttgttgaaatcTACTTTTCACCCAAGACTCAGTCAGTTTTGATAAATGTCCACCTTTACTTGAAATCAATGTGTATTCTCCAGTTATTGGGTGTTGAGTTCCATATAGGACTATTTAATCCAGGTTGTTAATTGCATATTCAAATCTTATACATTCTATTAATTAGTATGTTGTCTGCTTAATTGATCAGCTTCTGAGAAAAGAATGCTAGAATCAGTTGCTATTCAATCTCATTTCATCTCAAGCctacaagtatttattgagtacctattatgtATCAGATACTACTCAAAGACCTTGTATCAGTGGACAAAATAGTTCCTTGACCTCACAGAATTTAAATTCTAGTGGAACAAACAGACAatgaacaataaaacaaaataaataggtaagtaaTGTAGGGTATATGTTAGAAGATGgtaagtgggggcgcctgggtggctcagtgggttaaagcctctgccttcagctcaggtcatgatcccagggtcctgggattgagccccgcattgggttctctgctcctcggggagcctgcttcctcctctctctctgcctgcctctctgtctacttgtaatctctattgaatgaataaataaaatctttaagaaaattaaaatttaaattaaaaaaaaaaagatgataagtgatatggggggtggggacagagcagaGTTAGAGAGACCAGAAGAGCAGAAGGATGGGGTGAGTTACTGTATTAGAGTGGTAGGAAAGCTGTCATTGAAAAGGTAAAACTTGAGCCAAGACTTGAAAAAAGTGAGAGCCTGAGTCAAGCATATATCTAGAGAAAGAGggctcaggcagagggaacagccagtgcaaaggccctgtgacaGGGGGTTGGACCCATCAGGCAGCCAGTGTGGCTAAAGCTGGTTGACCAAGCAAAGCATGACATGAGGGAGATCAGAGAGGTAATGGGGCCAGAACACTTAAAGCCTTCTAGGCCACTGTAAGCACCTTGTTTGGCTTTTGCACTGAATGGAATGGTCCCTGTGCAAGGTTTCGAACAGAGAAGTTGCATGatctgaagtattttattttattttattttttttttttttaaagattttatttatttatttgacagagagagatcacaagcaggcaaagaggcaggcagagagagaggaggaagcaggctccctgctgagcagagagcccgatgcgggcctcgatcccaggaccctgagatcatgacctgagccggaggcagcggcttaacccactgagccacccaggcgcccgatctGAAGTATTTTAAAGGGATCACTCCTGCTGCTGTGTCGAAATTAGATTAAAGATGGGTCTGGTTAAAAGCATGGAGCCCAGTTAGTAAACTATCAAAGTCAACCAGCAGGTAAGAGATGAtgcttgattttttctttttggtggaaaatggtggtttattaaagcacagggacaggacccattggcagaaagagctgctgtaccggggttgtgaggagtggctggctGATTTTATACTCAGGAATTCaatgcttgatttttaaaagcctaaatAGTCTAAATAAAGCTTCAACTCCATCTTTTTCTTGGCTTATATTACTGTGATTCAcaattttacttccattttgtttttatgccCTCCAAATCAAtcattagcattattattattgcttttcttaaaattttatttatttgacagagatcacaagtaggcgggggggggggggggaagcaggctccctgctgagcagagtcggtcccatgcagggttccatcccaggaccctgaaatcatgacctgagccgaaggcagaggctttaacccactgagccacccaggcgcccctattcttatTGCTTTATAcagacatttgttttcatttgctcatACATTTAGAAACGTATCTGTTCACAATTCCTTCTTGCctctctgttcttccctctgtGAAGAATTTCCTTCTGCTGATGGCATACCTTTTAGATGTTTCTTcaggaagtgtctgttcatggacaacttgactttatttctttagtttaagTTAGAGTTTAGCGcccccccctcctttcttctggCTTTTGTTGTTATTGGAAAATCTGCATTTAAGTTTCATTATGATTCATTTGCTACTATTGTGTCCTTTctgattgcttttaattttttctctttgtctttcgtGTTCTGAAGTTTTATGATGATATATGTGAATCtggaattaatttgtttttaaaaccctgcttgtaggggcgccttggtggctcagttggttagcatctgccttttactcgggtcatgatctgaataaaatcttgatcccatcttgtcatgggatcaagccgtgggacaagctccctgcttagcagggagcctgcttcttcctctctctctctctctgcccttctccccagcttatgttctctctctctctctcaagtaaataaaacctttttaaaaaaataaataataggagcacctgggtggctcagccagttaaggggctaccttcagctcaggtcatggtccctggtcctgggatggagcccaacatcaggctccctgctgcatacgcagcctgcttctccctctccctgcttgtactctctcatgctttctctctcgctgtctctcaaataaataaatgaaagtcataaatatataaacatataagtaaataaattaataaattctgcTTGTAGTGCACTGTGATTTCTGCATCTGAGGAGGATAAGGAGAATTCTGGACAATTCTCCACTCTCCGCAGCCCCTTCTATGACCTCCGCAATGCCCACCCCCACTTCTATTCTTCCCTTCTGAAACTCCAGTTAGATATATTCTAGGACTTTTCATTCAGTCCTTAGCCTCTCTTTCATCtaccccatctctttgtctctttgtgtTGCATTTTCAGAAATGTCCAGATCTACCTTCGGGATCAATGCTTTCCAACTaatctgttctgttctttcaccTACCTTTAAGGGTTCTTATTTCAAAGACTTTGTTTTTCACTTCCAGAATTCCAGATATTCTACTTGATTCTTTTTCAATCTGCCTAGGCAGTCTTCCATTCTGTACTCATGGTTTTGATTCCTTACGGTTTAATTACATTAATCGTATTCCCAAGAATGACTGAAGTCCTTGAAAGTCTCATTCTACTGACATTCCTGAGAACTCTTATTCACATGtccttacatattttgttagTTTACGTTGGGAGTTCAAATCCCATGGGTCCCTTCATGTGGGAAACTCATGTACCCTGGCTAGAAGGTATATTCCTCTGGAGAAATTTCAAGTTTGCTTTCTAATAGTATCTAATTGATGTCCCATGTGATATTTGGGTGCTCTGGTTTGGTGTTtctcaatatttaaaacatacttataaaaaaaagagattaattaTCTGACATTCAGGTTTATCtggtttcttatattttatctggcaacgcTGCTGATGTGACGACAAAGTTTTGTCTTTGTTGTTAAAACCTCAGCATCTTACTtaccaaaacagacaaacaaacaaacaaacaaacaagcaaacaaaaacagaacagaaaaccaatGGAAAAATCCCCTCCATCTTAGTATTCTGGATTccattttttcttggttttgatctCTTAGTTATTGGCCCTTGAAGATTTCTCTTTTAAAGGGAAGTCTCAGGATTGGTCTTTTTGGAAACAAAAGACTGAAAACCTCACAGGCCACTTCTGCATCTTGAATTCCCACATACCTTTCCTAAGGCAACCGGTACAGATCTAGTGACCCAGTAGAATGGAAAGAGGGCAAAATATAAAGGAACAAAATGTAAATTGCTATTTCAAGATGTGATTCCTCAACACAGGTAAAGGGTTGGTCTAGAGCTATATTGACTGTGTGAAGTCATTATTGCCTGATTGAAAAAgactcctttcttcttctcattgTACTACAGCAAAGGCTTCTTGACAAGCCCAGCAGGAGCCAAGGGACCCACCTCATGGAGAGACGCTGGGTGATGGAGGCAGCCAATGGCTGTAAGGATGGCTTGGATTTAGACCCCATGAAAGAGTACATGGTCCTGAACAGTTCCCAAAGGATAGCTGTTGCCGTGCTGTGCACCTCTCTTGCCCTGCTAAGTGCCCTGGAGAACCTGGCTGTGCTCTGCCTGATCCTGTCCTCCCACCGGCTCCGCAGGAAGCCCTCATACCTGTTCATCAGCAGCTTGGCTGTGGCTGACTTCCTTGCCAGTGTGATCTTTGCTTGCAACTTTGTGGAATTCCATGTCTTCCATGACATGGATTCCAAGGCTGTCTTCCTACTGAAGATTGGCAGCGTGACTATGAACTTCACAGCCTCTGTAGGCAGTCTACTACTGACTGCCATTGACCGCTACCTCTGTCTGTGCCATCCACCTACATACAAAATCCTACTCACCCGTGGGAGGGCACTGGCAACCTTGGGCATCATGTGGGTCCTCTCAGCATTGGTCTCCTACCTGCCCCTTATGGGATGGACTTGCTGCCCCAGTCCCTGCTCTGAGCTATTCCCCCTGATCCCCAATGACTATCTGCTGGGCTGGCTCCTGTTCAttgctttcctcttctctggCATCATCTACACATATGGGCATGTCCTCTGGAAAGCCCATCAGCATGTAGCCAGCTTGGCTGAACACCAGGACAGGCAGATGCCAGGAATGGTGCGAATGAGGCTTGATGTGAGGTTGGCCAAGACCCTGGGGGTGGTGCTGGCCGTGCTTTTCATATGCTGGCTCCCGGTACTGGCCCTCATGGTCTACAGTCTGACAACCACCCTAAGCGACCAGGTCAAGAAGGTCTTTGCCTTCTTCTCCTTGCTCTGCCTTGTCAACTCCATGATCAACCCCATCATCTATGCCCTGCGGAGTGGGGAGATCCGCTCTTCTGCCCACCACTGGCTGGCCCACTGGAGGAAACATCTGAGGAGACTCGGActtgaaggaaacaaagaagtcCCAAGGTCCTCAGTCACTGAGACAGAGGCTGATGTGAAAATCACCCCGTGGTCTGATTCTAGAGGACTAAACTGCTCTGAATGCTGATGAGTTTTCACAGTTTTAAACAAGCTGAGTCAGAGTCATTTCACTCCCTGGAGGAGCAGCCTTGACTCTATTGTCTTACTTGATCCAGCCCCCAGAGGCTTGCACACTTACCCCTTTTCGCTGATGACTGATGGCACTGACTCTGGCAGGTAACCTGGCCATACCTGTTTGCATGCAGACTGTTGAATACCTAAGCCCTGTGAGGAGTGGCAAAGTGGGCAAAAGGCTTGAGGAGGCTCAGTGCACGTTCAGGTTAGGAGAACCTCCCCTAACAAGAGGGCTTAGAGCTTGCATCCTCCAGAGAGCGCGGGAGCCAGATGGAGCCTTCAGACTCAGCAATGAGGGACTCAGAGGACATCTGAGAAGATGAATGGATTATTTTCCCAGGATCTCAAGATGTCAAATGGGATGGCTGGCCAACCCTGTTCTTGCTTGATTGTTGGGACTTCCTTGGTTCTAAGGCTATAAAAGACCCCACTCTCTGGTCACCCTTTCCTACTGAGGACCAAAAAATTTGATACAATGAGGACCAAGGGTGTTGATCCTACCTCTTTTATAGGTAATTGACAAGCCTCTAGTTCAAGGAATCTTGTTAATTAGGGCAATGGCCCCACTTGACTCCCTGATAATCTCCACTCACAGCCACTGTGACCTCCTAGGTCCCTGGGAAATACAAGGGAGGCTGGGACTGGCTGACACAGAATTTTCAGAGAATTTTGTGGTCCCTCTGAAGTCCTTCCACTGGAAGCAGGCAATGGCTCAGTCTAACTCCAAGAAAAAGGAAGGCATTCACTAAGATTTTATAAAACCCCAAATAGTTCCCAGTTGCCCCTCAGTTCAGTTCCATTGTCTGTTTGCAAGACAAGGTGCCCACTGTCCATTCACTCATGCACCCATCTCACAAATACATGCCAACCTTTGTGCTAAGTCCTGGTTGTGCGCCATAAATTAGATAGGTTCTGCCCCTGTCTAATGGGGTTTACATTCTACATTTTGGTGGGAAGACAGCCACTAAAGAAGATAATTACTGGTGGTACAATGAAGGAAATCATCAAGGTCATGTGATAGGGATTAATTGAGGCAACTTTAGGTACGGTAGACCTACTATGTGCTCTGGTCATAATTGCCAGCTGGTCTTTATTGAATCTTTACTATGTGCCACACACTGGGATAAGTGCTTTCAAATGAAGTATTTTACTTAGTCTTCAGAATAACCTGAATAAGAGGGTCTTGGTACCTTCATATTTTTTTGATAAGGAAACATTCAAGAGGCAAAAATCACTCGCCTGAGATCACACTGCTGATATATACCCAAAGCTGGAGTTTCCAAAGCCTGCCGCCCTTTACCACTAACCTCTTGGCCTAGTTTAGTCAATTTCTGCTTGATTAGGAATAATATTCGATCTCTATAACATCAGATTGCTGCAATCTTAACTCAATGTTATTTCTCAATATACTTCATTTTATGTCCTGTATCAATTTCTTGGGgttcctggctgcctcagttggtggaatgtgttattttttatctcatggttgtgagttcgagcccacGTTGGGTGGAgggagtacttaaaaataaaaatcttaaaaaaaaacattttccaccaagtggctttaaacaacagaaacttactctttcatggaagcttctggaagctagaagtccaaaatcaaggcatCACCAGGGCCATGTTCCCTGCAAAGGTTTAAGGGAGTatctttccttgcttcttccaaCCTTTGGCAGCTCCTGAAGTTCTTTGGCTTGTAGCAACATAActtcaatctctgccttcatgtgaCCCTCCTCTCTTCACCTTATCTCTTGGTGTCTTCTTTCAAGGATGTCAATCTTTGGATTAAGACACATTCTAATCCTGTATGACCTCATCCTAATTGAACAAATTACATCTACAAggactatttccaaataaggaaacATTCACTGGTTCCGAGTGTACCTGAAATCTGGGGGGACATTATTCAACTCAATACAGTCCCCCAAGAACAAAGTAAACCCCTCGATTACAGTCCATATCATGGACTGTATTAAGTGGCAGTCACTGGCTAGTCTTCCCCTATGAGATGACCTCCATGTTCGAGTCTTGGTCCCCAGTTCTCTGGACAATCCAGCACagagcctttttttcccctaaatttttatttaaattctagttaattctAGTGTTCAAAATGacgagtgccctccttaatacttatctatcacccatttagcccttCACCCAACcccttccctccatcaaccctgtttgttctcttgttaagaatcttttatggtttgcttccatcccactttttttcctcttcccatatGTTCTTCTTGTTTGTTCCCtaatcataatatatatatgtatatacatatatatgcacacatatataatataaatataagtaaatatatataaatatataaatttttatataaattatatttatatatatatttatttccaccTCCCCacatctttaaccattcatcagtcaatgggacacttgggctctttccataatttcgCTATTCTTCATAACAgcataaagtcttttttttaagatttttttttttctttgagagcaagagagagagagagagagcctgtgcacaagtgggcaggggagtggggagaggcagagggagaagcagactccccactaagcatggagccccttacaggactggatcccaggactccatcccaggacccagggatcatgacctgagcccagtgcagacacttaaccaaccaagccacccaggtgcccaaaagcaCAGAGTCTTAAGAGCGCTGGTCAACATCTGTGGAACAAAACTGCTCCTGAAAAGCACTTTGGAAcatcaaatttcattttaatccaGATACCTATCTTTTTGTAAGGCAAAGACTTGGCATGAGTTTTTAAGGTAAACTTGTGACACCTTAAAGTTTGGACATACCTTTCTTTATTCGTTGGCGGGGTCTTTTCTCCCTTTAGCAAAGAAAATGCTTAAGTTCCTagaataaatcagtaaatatttaatgtttaaggAATAAAACTagagtttaaaaaatcattgaattaaaTGCACTTCATCACTTTCTACCTCTCTCTTTTCACATCCACGCTTCATTTCTGCCCTAAGTAAAGAACTAGTTTATGGAGGAGGAGAGCAAGCAGAGAAGGAGGGCcctgggtgagagagagagctgcCCGCATTGTTTGGATGATGGAACGGGCCCATTCAGTGGACAAGACTTGCCCAAGACGACCCAACAAGATGGTATCCAGTGCTAGAAATGCAGGTTTCCCAACTTCCAGCTTTGTCCACTCTGTCGTCATGTCTCTTGCCTGTCCCTGCAGATTTACGTGTTGGTTATGAGAATAAGGAGCTGCGAAGGCCATAGTGTCCCATTTTATCCTCCCCATGATGAGTTCTCTAACACCAAAGACCATTACTCACTCTGATCACGAGAAGATGTGTGCAAACAAAATGGGTTTTGTCTTGGTTTTTTGAGGTGTCAGTGATTACTGTTCTGGGCACTATTTCAATATAATCTTGCAGAGAAAACACTAGAGATAAAACAGCTGTTCAATCAGCGAAAGCTACTGTGTTTCCTTGCAGCTCCTGGAATGAGGAAGTGCTTGGTTCTGTCAACACAGGTCCCTGCTCCTCCCAGGGTGTGAGAGAGGAGCGGCTCGTTCAGAGGTACAGATTCCCCACCAGGATACCTGGATTCTCCTCCCATCCCTGCTCAAATGAGCAGTGTGATCTTGGGCGACTCCagttccctctctgggcctcagtttcctcctctgtaaaatgggaagagtaGGGAAAGGGATAGCATCCACGATCTCCAAAGTCCCTTCAAACTCTGATATGCTGCAGTTCTCTCACTGATAGGTGGGGACTGACTGTGTGCCACGTGGGGTCATTAGACCTTCCCCACCTGATGACCTGTTTGAGCACACAGCATACAAATTGTAAAGCAACCGGTGACCTCCCTACCAGAGAAGGTTGACATGGGAACTTCTTTGACCTGCGGCTCTCAATTTCTCACCCTGCTTACTCGAAAAACTTTCCTTTGGGGGCAGCCAAAGGGTCTTATTTTCCCAATAAGACATTAAGCTCTCTGTATTGCCTCAGAATCCCCAAAGCAAGCTCAATAAATACAAGACAGACAAAATGATCACAGAGGCTCTTCCTTATTCAGTGCccacctttctccttcctcttccctggtAATACTTCCTCTCCCTATACCTCCACCCCATATTTCTGCTAGGGCTATCACAATGCCTTCCCATCTGGTATTCCTGCCTCCCGGCTTGCTCTTCTTTACTACAGTTCAAGAAGTCCCCTATGGCTCCCAATGCCAAAATGTACTACTCTCAGCGCTCGGCACGAGCTGGGGCTCCATACTCGGCACGAGTATGGGGCTCCCATACTCTCACGATTGAACCCGGCTCTGATGTCCCTTCCCCAGCATTCATTCGTCCGTCCCGCGGAGCGCGGTCAACGACACTTTGCGTCTTTCTCCGTTTGAGCGCCAGGGGACGCTGCAGGAACGGCCGATCCGGAGGGGAGGACAGTCGCCAAGCAGCCTGGGTTGACACGCCCCTTTTCCCTTCCGAGCCAATCATTAGTGAGAGTGGGCGGAACCGCGCGCCGCGTACCTGCGCGTTAAGAGGCGGCCGCGTAGGCTTGGAGGCAGCGACCCGGCTTCCGACATGAAGTCGAGGCCGGTGGGTCCCGGGccgctgctggtgctgctggtgctgctgctgctccgAGCGGCGTCCGTGCGCGGGGTCCAGCGTCCGCGCCGCTACACCCCGGACTGGCAGAGTCTGGACTCCCGGCCGCTGCCGGACTGGTTCGACAAGGCCAAGTTCGGGGTGTTCGTGCACTGGGGCGTGTTCTCGGTACCGGCCTGGGGCAGCGAGTGGTTCTGGTGGCACTGGAAGGGCGAGGGGCTGCCGCAGTACGAGCAGTTCATGAGCGACAACTACCCGCCCGGCTTCAGCTACGCGGACTTCGGGCCGCAGTTCACGGCGCGCTTCTTCCACCCGGAAGCCTGGACCGACCTCTTCCAGGCGTCCGGGGCCAAGTGAGTGTCGCCGCGGAGCCCGGCGGAGCCCCGTTCCCGGCTCGGGCTGACGTTAGGCAGGTGGGAACCGAGCGGGGGGGGATgcgggggggcgcgggggcgcgcCGGCTCGCCCGGGGTCGCTCAGCTGCCGGTCTGACTTCCTGAGCCCCTGGGTCCAGTGATTTGCCTCCTGAAGGATGCAGAATTGAATGTGGCACGCCGGGTCACGCGGAGGAGGCGTGTCTGCTTGaggattagaagaaaataaaggttttctGAAAGGCCGTGGGCTGGACAGCCCTCGGTGTCTACGCCTGTATATCGAGACGATCGAGCTGGGTGATACCTAATGTCCCTTCCAGGTCATCAAGACAATCAGGATTCCAGAATTTTCATC encodes the following:
- the CNR2 gene encoding cannabinoid receptor 2, whose translation is MERRWVMEAANGCKDGLDLDPMKEYMVLNSSQRIAVAVLCTSLALLSALENLAVLCLILSSHRLRRKPSYLFISSLAVADFLASVIFACNFVEFHVFHDMDSKAVFLLKIGSVTMNFTASVGSLLLTAIDRYLCLCHPPTYKILLTRGRALATLGIMWVLSALVSYLPLMGWTCCPSPCSELFPLIPNDYLLGWLLFIAFLFSGIIYTYGHVLWKAHQHVASLAEHQDRQMPGMVRMRLDVRLAKTLGVVLAVLFICWLPVLALMVYSLTTTLSDQVKKVFAFFSLLCLVNSMINPIIYALRSGEIRSSAHHWLAHWRKHLRRLGLEGNKEVPRSSVTETEADVKITPWSDSRGLNCSEC